From Carassius auratus strain Wakin chromosome 22, ASM336829v1, whole genome shotgun sequence, a single genomic window includes:
- the LOC113040797 gene encoding SLAM family member 9-like, which produces TLHLLHSCTACLKYTIYLLLFWILFSLYLIQSTADLRLFQLKGALICPCSSGVFGAEANEMLSVSVMEGDSVTLNTDVTEVNDDRIVWKFGAEKSLIAMIKRNKQNSTSDVLDGRFRDRLKLDRQTGSLTITNITTQHTGLYEVNINGAKRLTKTFNVSVYARLPVPVICNNYSDCSSSSSSSSSSSSSEQNCSLLCSVVNVGHVTLSWYKGNSLLSSISVSDLSISLSLPLEVEYQEKNSYSCVINNPIRNQTTHLNISKLCHTCSGTVELIYECLFTELISDFVIDQTHSLTPINHFVHYRSEPTHAVHIRSFEEEITYVDPTFHKRKPQSKVKEEDHVVYAPVTMR; this is translated from the exons ACATTGCATTTACTGCACAGCTGTACAGCATGTTTGAAATATACTATATATCTGCTGCTTTTCTggatattattttctttatatttaatacaatctACAGCTGATTTAAGGCTTTTTCAACTGAAGGGAGCTTTAATATGTccatgttcttcaggtgtgtttggtgctgaAGCAAATGAAATGCtatcagtgtcagtgatggagggagattctgtcacgctaaacactgatgttactgaaGTTAATGACGACAGGATAGTGTGGAAATTTGGAGCTGAAAAGTCTCTCATAGCAATGATCAAAAGGAACAAACAAAACTCTACATctgatgttcttgatgggagattcagagacagactgaagctggacagacagactggatctctgaccatcacaaacatcacaactcaacacactgGACTCTATGAAGTAAATATAAATGGAGCGAAACGGTTAACAAAAacattcaatgtttctgtctatg ctcgtcttcctgttcctgtcatctGCAATAACTATTCAgactgttcttcatcatcatcatcatcatcatcatcatcttcatcagagcagaattgttcattgttgtgttcagtggtgaatgtgggtcatgtgactctctcctggtacaaaggaaacagtttattgtccagcatcagtgtgtctgatctcagcatcagtctctctctacctctggaggtggaatatcaggagaaaaacagctacagctgtgtgatcaacaatcccatcagaaaccagaccacacatctgaacatcagcaaactctgtcacacatgttcaggtacagtAGAACTGATATATGAGTGTTTATTTACTGAGCTGATCTCTGATTTTGTTATAGATCAGACACATTCACTAACACCAATAAATCATTTTGTTCATTACAGATCAGAGCCTACCCATGCTGTACATA tTCGGAGTTTTGAAGAAGAGATCACTTACGTTGATCCAACATTCCACAAGCGAAAACCCCAATCG AAAGTTAAAGAGGAGGATCACGTGGTGTATGCACCCGTCACCATGAGATGA